In Diaphorobacter ruginosibacter, the genomic stretch ACCCCGCGCGAGGCCAAGCGCTCGGCGGAGATCGCGCGCGGCGTCGACAATGTGCGCAAGGTGGTGCGCGTGTTCGAGGTGGTGTCCGAAGAGGAAATAGCGAACTACACCAAGCAGCAGGGTGCCCCCGTGACTGATGATTCCGGCTCCGTCACGAAGTCGAGCGCCGCACCCGCGTCCGCACCCGGTTCCGCATCTGCCCCCGCTCCGGCCGCAGCGTCACCCGCGCCGTCGACTCACGCACCTGCCCCAGAGGCCTCTTCCACGCTGCCGGCCCGCTCGGACATCCAGGGCACGCCGCTGCCTCCCATCCAGACGGCTCCCGTGCGCTGAACGAACCCAGTCGACATGCCCTGAGAGCGCTTGAACGCCTCAAGGACAGAAAAAACCCGGTCGGAACATGCGGTTCCGACCGGGTTTCTTGTTGGACCGGATGATGCCGTCACGCGCCTGGCTTGCGCAGGCGGGTGATCAGGCTGGAGGTATCGAAGCGGCTGCCGCCCGCCTGCTGCACGTCACCGTAGAACTGGTCGACCAGGGCCGTCACCGGCACGCGCGCGCCATTGCGCTTGGCCTCGTCGAGCACGAGCCCGAGGTCCTTGCGCATCCAGTCGACAGCGAAGCCGAAGTCGAACTTGCCCTGCACCATGGTCTTGCCGCGGTTCTCCATCTGCCAGCTCTGGGCCGCGCCCTTGCTGATGACGTCGAGCACGATGTTCATGTCGAGCTCGGCCTGCTGGCCGAAGGCGATGGCTTCCGACAGGCCCTGCACCAGGCCGGCGATGCAGATCTGGTTGACCATCTTGGCGAGCTGCCCGGCGCCGCTGTCGCCGATGCGGGTGAAGGCGCGCGAGAACGCCATGGCGGCGGGCAGGACGGCATCGAAGTCCGCCTGGTCGCCGCCGCACATCACCGTGAGCTGCCCGTTCTGGGCGCCTGCCTGGCCGCCAGAGACCGGTGCATCGATGAATGCGAAGCCCTGCTTGCGTGCCTCGGCATACAGCTCGCGGGCCACCTGTGCCGATGCGGTGGTGTGGTCGGCGAAGATCGCGCCCTTCTTCATTCCGGCAAACGCGCCATCCGCGCCGAGCACCACGGATCGCAGGTCGTCGTCGTTGCCCACGCAGCAGAACACGATGTCGGCATCCTTGACCGCCTCTTTGGGCGTGGCGCCGAAGCTGCCGCCGAACTCCCGGGCCCAGGCCTCGGCCTTGGCTGTCGTGCGGTTGTAGACCGACACCTGGTGACCTGCCTTGGCCAGGTGCCCCGCCATCGGATAGCCCATGACGCCCAGGCCCAGGAACGCGACCTTGCGCGCGGGCGTGGATTCATAAGGGCGGGGATGGATGCTGCTGCTCATTCTCAAAATACTCCGTGTCGGTTCGGTGGTGAGACGCCGGTGCGCTTGTGGCGCAGGGCGCTTGCTCTTTCTTTCTCTCTCTGTTTCCTCCCCCCGCCTGGCGGTGGGGAGAGGGGAAAACGGATCAGACGATCGCGAAATGCTCGGTGCCAGCCGACAGGTCGGTGGTCTTCGCGCGCTGGCTGCTCAGCTTGATCTGCAGGCGCAGGTCGTTCACCGAGTCGGCGTTGCGCAGGGCGTCCTCATAGGTGATGACGTTGGCCTCGAACAGGTCGAACAGCGCCTGGTCGAAAGTCTGCATGCCGAGGTTGCGGCTCTTCTTCATGATCTCCTTGATCTCGGCGACCTCGCCCTTGAAGATCAGGTCGGCGATCAGTGGCGAGTTCAGCATGATCTCCACGGCGGCGGCCCGGCCCTTGCCGTCCTGCTTGGGGATCAGGCGCTGCGAGACGAGCGCGCGCAGGTTCAGCGACAGGTCCATCAGCAACTGTGCCCGGCGCTCTTCGGGGAAGAAGTTGATGATGCGGTCCAGCGCCTGGTTGGCGCTGTTGGCGTGCAGCGTGGCCAGGCACAGGTGGCCGGTTTCTGCGAAGGCGACCGCGTGCTCCATGGTCTCGCGGTCGCGGATTTCGCCCATCAGGATGACGTCGGGGGCCTGGCGCAGCGTGTTCTTGAGTGCCGCTTCCCAGCTTTCGGTGTCGAGGCCTACCTCGCGCTGCGTGACCACGCAGTTCTTGTGGGGGTGCACGAACTCGACCGGGTCCTCGACGGTGATGATGTGCCCGAAGGAGTTCAGGTTGCGCCAGTCGAGCATCGCGGCCAGCGTGGTGGACTTGCCCGAGCCCGTGGCACCGACCAGGATGCACAGGCCGCGCTTGGTCATCGTCACGTCCTTGAGCACCTGCGGCACGCCCAGGCCGTCGATGGTGGGCAGCGTGAGCGGAATGGTCCGCAGCACCATGCCGACGCGTCCCTGCTGCACGAAGGCATTCACCCGGAAGCGGCCGATACCCGCGGGCGAGATCGCGAAATTGCACTCCTTGGTGCGCTCGAAGTCGGCGATCTGCTTGTCGCTCATGATCGAGCGGGCCAGAACCAGCGTGTGCGCGGGCGTCAGCGGCTGGGGCGATACTTTGGTCACGGCGCCGTCCACCTTGATGGCGGGTGGGAACTCGGCCGTGATGAACAGGTCGCTGCCGCCACGGCTGACCATCAGACGAAGCAGATCGTTGATGAATTTACTGGCCTGATCGCGTTCCATTGTTGTCCTCTCGGTTGGTCTGGCAGCCCGGATGGATCAGGCCGGCACGGTGTGTTGTAGGTTGGGCCAGCCGCGCGGCAGGAAGCGGGCTGGCGGATGGCTTGCCGTCATCCATGGGGATTGTCGCTGAGCCGGGAGCTGACGACACGCAGGCGCAGCGAAAGTTTTCGCGCGAGCAGCGCAACGAGGCTGGCGGCCAGCGGCGCGTCATGCTCCATCATTTCGTCCATGGCCTCCGCGCTGAGCACGGCCACCTCGCAGTCGGTCAGCGTGGTGCAGGTGGAAAAGCGGATGCCCGAGTCGAGCAGCGACATCTCGCCGAGGATGTCCCCGGGCCGGGTTTCGGCCAGCCGAAGGTGCTCGCCCCAGGGCTGGCGCCGATCCACGCCGATCGTGCCGGACAGCAGCACGATCATGAAGCTGCCGTATTCGTCCTGGCGGATCAGGTCGCGGTTGGGAGAGATAGTGGCGAAAGCGAAGAAGCGCTGCATGCGGTCCACGCGGTCGCTGCTCAGGTGCGACATGTACGGGTCCTGGGCCCAGACGCTCTGCAGCAGCCTGGTGCCCCGGCTCTTGGGCAGCCGTGTGGCGGCCACCTCGACGGCGCGCGCCTCCCAGGGCACCGCGGACTGGCCCTGGGCCAGCTTGGACGCGAATGCGGTCGTGAACAGGTTCGATTCAGCACCCTCCCTGGCGTCCCTGGGGCCCTTGGTCTTGAGCAGGTCGAGTAAGCTTTTCATGCTGGATCTCCCTGTCCCCACACAACCGGCGTGTCGGGATGGTCGAGGCGGATGGTGAACCGGTCGGGCTGCCGGTCAGCCCGGGAAATTCTCCGGAATCTTCGCCTTGGCGCGGGCCTCGGCGGGGCTGATGATGTTGCGGCGCACCAGATCGGTCAAGTTCTGGTCCAGGGTCTGCATGCCGACATTGTTGCTGGTCTGGATGGTGGAGTACATCTGCGCCACCTTGGCCTCGCGGATCAGGTTGCGGATGGCGCTGGTGCCCAGCATGATCTCATGCGCGGCAACGCGGCCCTGGCCATCCTTGGTCTTGCACAGCGTCTGCGAGATCACGGCCTGCAGCGATTCGGAGAGCATCGCGCGGACCATTTCCTTTTCCTCGGCGGGGAACACGTCGATGATACGGTCGATGGTCTTGGCGGCACTCGAGGTGTGCAGCGTGCCGAACACCAGGTGGCCGGTTTCGGCGGCGGTCATCGCAAGGCGGATCGTTTCCAGGTCGCGCATTTCGCCCACCAGGATCGCATCCGGGTCTTCACGCAGCGCCGATTTCAATGCCGCCGCGAACGACAGCGTCATCGGGCCGACCTCGCGCTGGTTGATCAGGCACTTCTTGGACTCGTGCACGAATTCGATCGGGTCTTCCACGGTCAGGATGTGGCCGTACTCGGTCTCGTTCAGGTAGTTCACCATCGCGGCGAGCGTGGTGGACTTGCCCGAGCCGGTCGGGCCGGTCACCAGCACCAGGCCGCGCGGCTTGAGTGCCAGGTCGCCGAAGATCTTGGGCGCATTCAACTGCTCGAGCGTCAGGATCTTGCTGGGAATCGTACGGAACACGGCTGCCGCGCCGCGGTTCTGATTGAACGCGTTCACGCGGAAGCGCGCAAGGCCTTCGATCTCGAAGGAGAAGTCGACTTCCAGGAATTCCTCGTAGGTCTTGCGCTGCGAGTCGCTCATGATGTCGTACACCATGGCGTGCACCGTCTTGTGGTCGAGCGCGTCCACGTTGATGCGGCGCACGTCGCCGTGGACCCGGATCATGGGCGGCAGGCCGGCCGAGAGGTGCAGGTCGGATGCTTTGTTCTTGACACTGAAAGCAAGCAGTTGGGTAATGTCCACGGGATCCCTCAAGTCGTTCGTTTGATACGCTTGGAACCTGGGGACTCTGAGTCAGGTTCCCCTTGTTTCCGAGCGGATTCGACAGGTTACGGCGGTTCGTCCTGCATCGCCAGTCAAAAGCGCCGAAACTGATTTCTCAATGAATATTATGACGACGATTTCCAACAATCTCCAACGAGTTCACGCCCTGATAGCCGGCGCCTGCGAACAGGCGGGGCGACCGGCGGGCAGCGTGCATTTGCTGGCCGTCTCCAAGACCTTCGGCCCCGACGCGGTGCAGGCGGCGGCGCTTGCCGGGCAGCGCAGCTTTGGCGAGAACTACATCCAGGAAGCCGTGGAGAAGATGGCCGTCGTGGCGGAGTTCGAGTTGCCGCACAGGCTGGAGTGGCACTGCATCGGCCCGATCCAGAGCAACAAGACGCGTCTCGTTGCCGAGCATTTCGATTGGGCGCACACGGTGGACCGCCTCCGGATCGCGCAGCGCCTGTCCGACCAGCGCCCCGAGAGCCTGCCGCCGCTGCAGGTCTGCATCCAGGTGAACCTGGATGGCGGCGCCAACAAGTCCGGTGTGGCGCCCGACGAGGCACTGGAGCTTGCACGCGAGGCCGCGGGCCTGCCGCGCATCCTCGTGCGCGGGCTGATGAGCATTCCCGAGCCGGCGGCGGACTTCGAGTCGCAGTTGCAGGTGCACCAGCGCGCAAAGCGGCTGTTCGACGATATTGCGGCGCAGCAGGTCAAGGGGCTCGAGCGCTTCGATACGCTCTCCATGGGCATGACCGACGATCTCGCCGCCGCCGTGCAGGCGGGCAGCACCATGGTGCGCGTGGGCAGCGGCATCTTCGGCCGACGCCACTATCCCGCCGCGCGCTGATGCGCGTGCTAAGCTGTGTTTCTATCGAGCGGAACACCGTTTTTCATTGCTGAACCTACCTGCGAAGGGCTCCATCGGAGCACCGGTCGCGGGGATATAACTGGAGATAACCCCATGCCCGGCTTGCTGCCTGATGTCGATCCCGATGGATTGCTGGAATTCTCGGTGGTCTACACCGATCGCGCACTCAACCACATGTCCAGGCGATTCGTGGGCGTGGTGCAGGACATTCTCGGCGTGCTCAAGCAGGTCTACAACGCGCACACGGCGGTGCTCGTGCCTGGCAGCGGCACTTTCGGCATGGAGGCCGTGGCGCGCCAGTTCGCCA encodes the following:
- a CDS encoding type IV pilus twitching motility protein PilT — protein: MDITQLLAFSVKNKASDLHLSAGLPPMIRVHGDVRRINVDALDHKTVHAMVYDIMSDSQRKTYEEFLEVDFSFEIEGLARFRVNAFNQNRGAAAVFRTIPSKILTLEQLNAPKIFGDLALKPRGLVLVTGPTGSGKSTTLAAMVNYLNETEYGHILTVEDPIEFVHESKKCLINQREVGPMTLSFAAALKSALREDPDAILVGEMRDLETIRLAMTAAETGHLVFGTLHTSSAAKTIDRIIDVFPAEEKEMVRAMLSESLQAVISQTLCKTKDGQGRVAAHEIMLGTSAIRNLIREAKVAQMYSTIQTSNNVGMQTLDQNLTDLVRRNIISPAEARAKAKIPENFPG
- a CDS encoding cyclic nucleotide-binding domain-containing protein → MKSLLDLLKTKGPRDAREGAESNLFTTAFASKLAQGQSAVPWEARAVEVAATRLPKSRGTRLLQSVWAQDPYMSHLSSDRVDRMQRFFAFATISPNRDLIRQDEYGSFMIVLLSGTIGVDRRQPWGEHLRLAETRPGDILGEMSLLDSGIRFSTCTTLTDCEVAVLSAEAMDEMMEHDAPLAASLVALLARKLSLRLRVVSSRLSDNPHG
- a CDS encoding YggS family pyridoxal phosphate-dependent enzyme, which translates into the protein MTTISNNLQRVHALIAGACEQAGRPAGSVHLLAVSKTFGPDAVQAAALAGQRSFGENYIQEAVEKMAVVAEFELPHRLEWHCIGPIQSNKTRLVAEHFDWAHTVDRLRIAQRLSDQRPESLPPLQVCIQVNLDGGANKSGVAPDEALELAREAAGLPRILVRGLMSIPEPAADFESQLQVHQRAKRLFDDIAAQQVKGLERFDTLSMGMTDDLAAAVQAGSTMVRVGSGIFGRRHYPAAR
- a CDS encoding PilT/PilU family type 4a pilus ATPase translates to MERDQASKFINDLLRLMVSRGGSDLFITAEFPPAIKVDGAVTKVSPQPLTPAHTLVLARSIMSDKQIADFERTKECNFAISPAGIGRFRVNAFVQQGRVGMVLRTIPLTLPTIDGLGVPQVLKDVTMTKRGLCILVGATGSGKSTTLAAMLDWRNLNSFGHIITVEDPVEFVHPHKNCVVTQREVGLDTESWEAALKNTLRQAPDVILMGEIRDRETMEHAVAFAETGHLCLATLHANSANQALDRIINFFPEERRAQLLMDLSLNLRALVSQRLIPKQDGKGRAAAVEIMLNSPLIADLIFKGEVAEIKEIMKKSRNLGMQTFDQALFDLFEANVITYEDALRNADSVNDLRLQIKLSSQRAKTTDLSAGTEHFAIV
- a CDS encoding NAD(P)-dependent oxidoreductase; translated protein: MSSSIHPRPYESTPARKVAFLGLGVMGYPMAGHLAKAGHQVSVYNRTTAKAEAWAREFGGSFGATPKEAVKDADIVFCCVGNDDDLRSVVLGADGAFAGMKKGAIFADHTTASAQVARELYAEARKQGFAFIDAPVSGGQAGAQNGQLTVMCGGDQADFDAVLPAAMAFSRAFTRIGDSGAGQLAKMVNQICIAGLVQGLSEAIAFGQQAELDMNIVLDVISKGAAQSWQMENRGKTMVQGKFDFGFAVDWMRKDLGLVLDEAKRNGARVPVTALVDQFYGDVQQAGGSRFDTSSLITRLRKPGA